Within Topomyia yanbarensis strain Yona2022 chromosome 2, ASM3024719v1, whole genome shotgun sequence, the genomic segment ataattccGCTTGGAAGTAGTGACTCATTGTGCAAcccctggtaatcctaaagtgctTATTGATGAATACCGGGGCCGGCCAGGTTTGAACGTAGTTcgtggaaggaaagggaaggaatgttagtccgatacttgcttttactagaggccgtgtatactactgcgcacttcacaaatatcacgggaggaggatatttgttagtaagtatagaagaaGATTCTAATTCTTAAttgccgacgccagagaggtgaccactatctggactagatatcgatccatcaactcatggactggggaccaacggctttacttcccttccgaaggaagacgtaacGACAGATTTTTTTCGTCTTAGAAAATTCTCAATGacctcggttgggattgaacccagactgAACTGAAATGAGTGGAGGTctcgcttaccactcaaccaccggcaccgTCATGAGCCAATTAGTTCCCGTTTTTGTCTCGATATAGTCAGATAGTTCACGacggcgaatctaccctactgtgaatttaccggcggtagatttctcccgataccaattttcgtttccgtgagtcatttagTTTCAACAATtctgggtggagcgtagcttccggttcactggtaccccaacgacccactgctagttaTTCGACGCGGCCTACTCGCTCTAGCCCCTGGCGTTGggtctagcctactcacgagctacccggtagggtgtcgaggtcggtccggcgattccgatgAAGTCTAACGTCCGGGTCACTGACACTGACCCGAACCCGATGCTACGTCGCGTATTACTCAACTCCCGAATTtttcccgaaacccgatttgtgttTCACGTCGGCTTTCTAGCCGATATGGGGCTACTTTGTTGATCCCTTCGCTACTTCCTCTGCAAcccggagagtatactcgtaaccactctgttgacagcgtcctaGATATGCTCTTCGTGGCATATCTCTTCGAAGATATTATCAACTGTCAGGCCTGACATAccccttcgaacttcttcgaacctaggatATTCGAAAACAATATggtccggtgtctcctgcacgttCGCACATTCCGGGCAAAGGGTTGACAAAGCGTGACCAAACCGATGAAGGTACGGGGATGAGACACCCACCAGGAGATGTCTCGTGCTGCATCCTGCTCCTGCGTTATTCACCATGATCcggccaatgcgttagttgtcctcgcaatCTTATCACATACATGGTCGACATGGCTGTTATAATTTAACCGGTCGTGTGATGGTCGCAaatgcttcagcgcacgcatcgatgggattgATTATCATCCGACGCTGAtcacgacacgctggatttttttactGTTGCTAACCAGCACAACCTCCGTATTCCATCTATctgggaagtagccatcgtccaagcatttctgtaggactatcttGAACAGCGGTCTTCACTGCTACGTTGGGAATACCGTCCGGTCTGGGATCTTTCCTCGCTTTCAGCCTTTTTGCTTCTACAAGAAGCTCGTCGTTGGAGcctcgggaaaagaccctccacgattattttcattttgtcagcacacatttcgactggcgtcattggacccttgaaCCTAACCAACACGACATGACTAGCATTGCGTCAAGGGTTAGTGTCTACTTCTccgcacagctccttgtagcaggtggactttcGTACTATCTCACGTTTGCTCACGAGCTTGCTATCTGAATGCGTCCTCTGGCTTTTGGGCAGGCAGCCCTGAGAATGCTACGCCTTTCATTacaccagtacgccggacgccgCTAGTTCCAGGGTTCCATTTTTCCcggcattgttacatcacatgTGCTAATGTTTCCGACAACTCATCGTCATTCGGAATTGGAGTGAGGCTGTCGGCATGAAGTACTTCCACAAAAAAGCccttgtcgaagtcctttattttccacttccgctcgccaatTCTCACTATCCGCGCTACCATACAATTCCGTCGACCAATGTGTagtggatcgcttggtggtcactatgtgtgtactgctcactaactcgccaattcatgttatccatgcagaatgttatgtcgatgatggattcccgaccgtctttacggaatatgctagcggaaccttcgttgcacagttTCTACATTCAGCTTCGCCGAGGCTTCCAGTAAGTtgtaacctcttgcgttggtcagcctgctaccccactccacggcccaagcgttaaagtctcatataacaaccggcgttcgtccgactaaACAGTGCGTCCAGCATCCAATTACACTactctggtgtccaccgtgggGGAGCACACAACAGCTACACTTGAATACGCCGTTGATACTGGCGATCACTAAGCCTTCGTGAATGCTATTCACCACctcttggacagggaaaccGCACATCACTTGGAATGCCGCCATCCGTGCACTatccacccagttaccgtttcTGTTGTCGCATTTTTGAACGCAATACATTTGAAGCCGCCCGTCGTGTAGTCGTTTCCGTCCTCCGGTTTACAGATCATTCTCTTTGGTTGCCTGCTGCAGTCTTAAGCAACGTGTCCCTTTCCTCCGCATTTTGTACACAGTGCAGACCTGCCCGGGCCCTTGCAGTTTCTCGCATGATGCCCGAGGTCTAAGCACCTGAAGCATCGCTCCATTTGCTTCGTAACTATCAGGGAGCCACCGGTAGTCGAATCGCCACCGTTTGATTTTCATATCCGGATAGTCGCCAATACGCACCCATCAGTTCTTCTACTGTCTTCTAGATCATTGCACTCGACTACAGCTTCCTACGACAGGGCTCTTACGTTCGCTTCACTACCGAAGGATTCAGCAACGAGATCGCGGTAGGTCAAGCTCTTATCAgaaggatccttcttcagctcgaatATCTCCCGCCTTTCTTAGTGCGCCTCGTTTTAACAACGTTCTCTCCCAACTCCTTCAACTCTGGGTCCTCTGTCACTTTCTTGAGTACGCGTAGGACGTCTTATCGTTCGCTTCCATGATCAGTTCATCTCCCTTGCACCTAACCTGAGGAGGTTTACGTTtctcgttcttcttttcttcctTTTGTTTCTGTTCCCTTCGCTTCGCTTGCTGGCTTCACACGATGCACCAGCCACGGTCTTTGCCAACGTGCCTCTGGTCGCTGGTGTCCTCCAGCTCGCTCTTCTGCTTTTTCGGGTCATCTTTCTTCCCGCCGTATCCCTCACTCTTTTCTCCGAGCGAGTATTGTGGTGACTCTTCGGTGTCACCTCAGTTTCTACCGAGCGCCTTCTGCTCGCGTTCAGCTTTATCTacgatatttaagaagttatgttGAATGAAAGCTTTTAAGGGGTCATTCACAAACACCGGTCAATAACTTCGAGTGTACTATTGagatttttggtcttcagtaaagatgttcGCAAAAACAAGTGCTTTGACATTTCTGAAGACTTCACCTTGTTTTTCATACTTTGCAAAAATTAGTAGCACATATCTCACAtcaagggggattaatcactataAAACATCCCAAAAGACATTattgctgtacgctttaccgTTTTCGCGTGAATAATTTTTCGCGCGTTTATAGCGAAGAAAACCACTGTGGATTAAGGAATTTTTGgtttcacactattcgtctctctcCCTATTCTCTCTGATTATAATAAGCAATGGAATGACAACTAGGGTAAAGTGCCAATTTTCACCATATTAAGGAGGGTGCCTCACTTATTCATTTATtattcggcctacaatcaatgaaatgcgtAGAAATTGGCATTaatagctttgcttcgttgttaagaaccaagataataacacaaaGGCTCTGAAAACGGTGAAATACTCGTGTTTAAGCGTAACGAAAATTCGAATCGAGTGACCCTGTTGTTGCGccaccatttgactcaatgcgttgaacaaagatggcagacgctgctctcaccctgtcaaaaaaaaatgcggacgaacatggtcaggcgatttaaaacgttttacgtttaactcaactcgcctgtgctaattgcccctaggaacaaatcaatttgcgaatgcgatttaaaggcgatttcaatacttagacaaatttactGACGGCTGAAATGGACAACTGGTGTGTTctcacttgtattttgtttgtctagtgcactagtcatgtagccaacgaatgtagaaaattgtggaatcgtgtgtaagtatagtagaacaagatctctgacctaaagtcttgatgaacgtcagattgtgataagttttggtgtgcaataccaatttcacctttgATTCTTCTTATAAGTTGGTGGttattacctagtatactggtaagtatatgtgagtagataatgaatccgaaaataagtattatttttaatcttcatattaggcaattaagggcgattaaatggcgcgttccgtaggcgatttaagggcgggttgagcggcaaaaaaatgacggcggcaaatcgcccaaatgttgcatttgaaatagcgccctaattgccagcaatttgctggcaaattgaagggcaattagcgcatccgagttggcaaatagcccccgttagccagcaacttgccctttttgactgggatgtATCCcagtccgcatttttttgacagggattGTTTTCTTTGTTCAATATGAATACAATCAATATTTACGCGCGTTTTTATGCTAACCGAAGTACATTGTGAGCTGCATAAAATAAGCACTACCTGAGTCCCTAAAACGAACTACTTTGTATATTGAACCTACAACCGAAGACATGTGCGCGTGGTTTTTTCATGCTAAGTAGTAGAAATTGAAGCAATATTAGAGAAAAGAACAATATGCAAAAGCTAAAGAATGTAGAAGATGAAAGAAATCTAAAGAAACTGCTGTTTATTACCATCAATCTGTAATATTATAATACACACCTATAGGAACACGTTAAAGTGGAAATTGATCCTTTACTGCCCAAACTCATGTTTAACTAGAAAAACTTGATTTTATAATAAGAAAACTGGAAAACATTTTCTAGCAATTTCATCTGCATTAACAAGATCCATAATAGAATTGCTAATAGACTTTCATTTGTCGACCCACTTAAAATATTCCATTGGTCAAATTTTGTAGCTCGAGTTTCAAAATGATACGTGATTAAAATTTCTCAATTAAGGTAAGGATTTGCGGAACTGTCCAACGAAACACGAAATATTTGGTCTCGTAGGGGCTTAGCGTTAAGATCATTCTGACATTAGTAATCGATTTTGGTTTAGGGCTCGAGATTCTGGATTATGAAATCAGCAGCACACCGTATGTACCATCCGACCACTGCGTACTGGTACGAACGTACCTACTGGTCTATTATTGAGACGATATGTAAAATACTATTATATTATTGATTGGAGTAGATGAGGTAAAATACACTCCGGGGCAAAActctttgtttttatttaatgcGGCTGAAAATTTCTGAAAAAGAAACAAGTTTTATACAGAAACTTTCAGCGTGTTTGATTGCTGTAAGTTCTGTGGCACCGATAATCATATTTGTAGGTTGATATAAAAGTTTTATTCTGTTGAATTCCTAAATAACTCCGTTTTTACCTGCTTTATCTTTTTGCTCTAATGGTAGCTAAAATGGTCCACACTATAATCAGTAAATTTATAAATCAGAATAATATCTCttcgaaaaacaatgtttttactACTCATAAATTTCAAAGAAATTTTTTGATATCTTggaaattttaatgtttttttgtgtttttaataATTTGGCAAAACGTTATTGCGATAACAAATTCTTACGAATATCGCTCTCATGCAAAGATATGATGGCTGTACTTTATGAGATTTTGCTCCTCTTTCCCtacaaaatatatttgaaaaggttaaCATTCTATGAGATAATCCAATATAAATTATGCAGTTTTactgtttaaaaaaaacaaacaaacaagttGAAGCGGTGTTTTGCGTCAACAGCGATTTCtgggtatttttttttatttattttgttaacaaaaatgatttcacAAGAATCAAAATACCGATGTCGTAACGTTAGTATTGCTGCTTATGAACCTGAGTATGTACCTTACCGGAGCCATCGTTGACACTGCTAACGCTAATTCCTGCACCGTGTGGTCCTTGAGCTGTATACACATTGGTTCCATCAGCTCCAAATCTGCTTGCTGTTGCAAAGCTACCTCCACCGAATGGGTTAAAACCTGAGTTAAATCCAGCTGCACCACCATCACTTCCACCAAATCTGCTAGCCGTTGCGAAACCACTGTTTCCTGCCCCTGATGATGATCCAAATGTGCTAACGCTAGCACCTCCATAGCTTCCACCTCCATGGCTTCCACTTCCGCCGTTTCCACCTCCAAATCTGTTAGCGGTTGCAAAATTTCCACCATTCGGATAATGACTTACAGTTCCGCCTCCAGGACCGAAGTGGGTAACGGTTGTTCCAGATTGACCACCAGGCAAAGATCCGGAACTTACGCTAACTCCTTGAAAAGATCCTCCATCAGAACCTCCAAAGCGATTGTTTGTTTCGAATCCAGACTGAGAACCGGGAAAGGTTCCAGTGCTTACACTAATACCGTGGATGCCATTACTATCACCGAAGCGATTAGCAGTTGTGAATCCCGACGCTCCGGCTGATGCACCAGCTCCGGAATGGGTAAATCCTCCGCCACCTCCTCCTCCGGGAATCTGCGAGCACACATCCATGAATGGAAGTGGTGGCAAGCCAATGTGGGGGAAGTTATGCGAGAAATATTGGCTTTGAGCTGCCTGAGTTTGTAGTTGAAATTGCTGAAAATTGCGGCATGCTTGACCCCATGCATTCACTTGATTCTGCGGATAGCTGCTGGATTGAAATCCATTGGGCATCGCTGAAAGTGTACAAACATAGTATATGTGGTTCTTAAAGAGTTTTTTTTCCTGGTATACCGTCCTAATCTTTCTACATTCGGTCATAACGATGGCTCCGGTTGTAATCTTATTCAAAATTATgctaaaaataaataacaacaAATCCCGAGCCGTGTCAAATGAGCGTATTGAAACAATAcgaaaaaacaaaattgccAGTAAGCTATGAGATAGACTATCAAAACCTGTAGAAATAAGAAgtaattaaaaaaacaaaaacactcACCATTCGCAATGCCAATGATGGCAATTAATCCAATCAATTTCGGGTACCCCATTATTCTATCTCGTTTCCGTCAGCAAAACTTGCTGCTCCAGTCCGAAAGAAGGTATTGATTTGCTTCATTCCTTTGCCTTGCCTTATAAGCAGCTTCTCCGTATGATTCTATAACTACCCTAGCGAAAAAAAATACGATCGTTTATGATCGACCGGCTCTCTGAAgttgtgtaaatatttttacCTACACAAAAACAATCTTATCAAGTTTCCTCTGCACGAGGTGTTCCCCAATAGGtcagcaaaaaaaaagtatactttgGTGTGATTCGCACATACGAAAGGTTTGAAGAAAGATTCGTCGGAATTGAAAGTCATCTTTATGGGGaatatttcttatattttatTACTCATTTCAATTTTTCCACACCCAGGCTTCGCTTTCAGTCTTCTTGGCACTTCCATCAGACGATTCATCTGCGCTAATTCTGACACCGAATCCATCGCCTTTATTAAAATATTCAGTCTTGTGACCACCTGGACCGAACGAGGGCTGTCCATGACCTCCATAGCCACCGTGCCCACCAAGGTTTTGCCCGAACGACTGTGATCCAGCCTGGGCACCACTTCCAGAGCTTCCATGGCCACCATGTCCGCCATGACCACCATGTCCGTCATGGCCACCATGCTCGGATCCGAAGGATTGAGTTCCCGCTCCACTAGTTGAACCTGTTCCTTGTCCTGCTTCTCCTAGATGACCTGATCCTAAATGGCCTCCTTGAATTCCGCCAGATGAAAATGACTGTGATCCAGCATTGGATTCTGAGCCGGTATGACTTCCGTGGCCTCCGTGACCTCCGTGACCGCCACCAGCTGAAAATGACTGTGATCCTGCATTCGATCCCGATCCGGTATGACCTCCGTGACCTTCATGACCGCCACCAGCGGAAAACGATTGTGATCCAGCATTGGAACCCGAGCCTGTATGACCTCCGTGACCTCCATGACCCCCATGACCTCCGTGTTCACCACCAGCGGAAAATGATTGAGATCCTGCATTGGATCCTGAGCCAGTCTGAGCTCCGTGACCCCCATGACCTCCGTGACCTCCACCGGTAGAGAATGTTTGAGATCCAGCATTAGAGCCAGAACCGGTTTGAGCTCCAAAGCCTCCGTGACCCCCATGTTCACCACCatgaccaccaccaccaccggaAGAGAATGACTGCGAACCAGCACTAGATCCAGAACCAGTATGTCCACCATGACCACCGCCAGACGAGAACGATTGAGATCCCGATTGAGATCCAGATTTCGCTCCACCGTGGCCGCCACTAGAAAATGAACTGGATGACGCACTGCTTCCAGAACTGGAGAATCCATGACCACCGCCAAATTGTGGGAACTGGCCATGGGGACCGAATTGTGGCATCGGAGGAAAACCTGGTTGAATTGGGAATCCAAATCCACCATGACCTCCAaaaccgccgccgccgccgctagCTGATTGAGCACCAGCAGAAGCTGCACTGCCACTTCCACCCGAATCTCTCACGTGTCGGCTAGATGGAACTGAAATTACACGTTATAATGAGTTTTATGCGCATTTGAAATCTACAGGCAAAAAAAACTTACTATAACTTCCACTAGCACATGACAGTGCGACTATTAGCAGAGAGCAAcagaaaagtttcattttttatctgaTTAACTGATTCAGTCCCTAAAATTTGTGACTAGTATAGACAGCGAAGAAATGTGTTATGCTTTGAATTATATGAGATTGCTGTTCGTATTTATACGACCGAAAGTGCAAACGTGGTTGGGTAATGTGATGCTAGTACGATGCTTGAAATATGATACTAAACTAAGAGAATCCTGAGCGTTCGGAAATTCCCGATGACTTATCAGCTAACAGACGTTCACGTTCCATCTGGGAGAGAATCCAGTTTCCTTGACTTTGACTTTGTTTTGGTACGCTCCCTCCGACCGGTAGGAACGCACAAATGCAGAGCTTTGAATCAAGTATAGTGGGGATTACCCGCAAAAGTGGTTTGCGCGGGCATGCATAGGTTCAGGTTGCCTATTAAGGTGCAGCAAACCTTATGGGTCAAAACGAAATTTCCGTTGTGTTCGAAAAATGTGAGTCTACAGTTGCAGTATCTTTGTACGTTAAAAAGTAATCTCCCTACCTCGTCTATTAAATGACACGCTTAACTTCTAGAAAGTATTGGAGTACTTGTTCCATTACCTGTTTCATTTGTTgttggaaatttgaaaaaaaaatcaaaaaagaatCAAATTTACGTGAAGTGAAATTAATTACTCACTTGTGCTAATGTTTCTGCACATATTGTAAGAACTGCTGAGTAATCTGGGGCTACACGGTATTTAACATGCGTGGTACTGCATTAATGTAAAACTGCCCACGGCGCTCTCAAGATTCAACTGTGAAAACTTCGAAAAACGGCCATCTTCGAAAAAAGGAAAACAGAACTTTTTTGCACACCGTTAgcaaaatcttcatgaaaatcaatcagtacTATTCTAACGTTCCCCAAGCACATTGGTAGGCTTtcaaaaagattgtgtaaagaGTAGCGaaagaaactattttttttttcgttttcaaagatggccgcttttcataGCCTCCCCAGTTGAACCTTATGAGAGAATCAATCTTAATTATATTTCTCATTTAAACTAATATCTCTTTGGAACCAATGATATTTTTACAAGCATCATACCTCAGCGCATAGAATTTTGTGTGCGTCGAAATTAAAAAGGAACCTTAATATGAAAGCGTCAAATCGACTCCATGGTTTCTCTTCTAACTGATCGGACCTACAGTGATCGCGGAACAACATACCGAATGATTTTTTGGGAAgttcataacaaaaaaaaagaatcacCTTAACACACATGTCAATGTCCATGCGAGTCTTtgtatttcgtcgctgttgtgctatcttacgacaaacgccattttggggtaaactgagttagatatgttacatcaattgtcgaaaaaatctctacaaggtgacgtttacagaattttgacattctgcttggttactgagatgtAGCAAGAAACGCGctgagatttttttgtttttttttttacttcaaatgactgtttctggggattggctcaagttatcttgatgtaagatatttttatgtgcaaactatctgagaaaaacAACGCTGCAAtccaaaataactatttttttatagATTCCTTAACTAATTCCCTTCAAAATACATTTCACGAttatttatagaccaaatgaagccaaaaatatgaataaatgttaataatagatgatttttttccatggaaaattttccacgcgcgaatgacacgccatacaaattttgtcatcaatacacacctatgacacgtgtgagtgcgactatTGTTTACATTTacagtaaaaactcgcaacatagtcaaccgatcttcgtaatatttgagagattaatacagaatagatagaagcatcaattgtcttctttgaattgtttataccattcataagtttcaaaatattcaatctcaaactttaaaaatcgtgtttcttaaaatgtgctaaatggcgcttgtcataagatagcacagcaGCGACGATTTCTTGTCGTTACTGTTCCAAACTACAATATACCAGACAGGTTTTCATTAGAGGCTGACGGGATCGACGATAATGATGGCAGTTTAAAGCTGATCGTCATGCTCATTTCAGCCGGGAAAGCAGGTTAGCTCATTCGGATGCGTCGAGGGAACAAGTTCCGTGTGGTTGAGAAGCGGCAAAAAAACAATTCGGTGCTAGCCCCATACAAGAGATGTTGCTTTGATCGTATCACTTCAGTAAGTCTCTGACTGTGGGTGGTGCCGGATCAAGAAACTTTAGCCCATGAAGACGTTCTTGTTTGGTGTCATACATCTGAGTCTTGAAATAAAAAATCCTTGTCGTGCGCAGTATAATTTTGTGCACATGAATCGCAAATACTTGCATCGGAAATACTGATGAACACAGAAACCacttaaaataaaaatgtatcTTACTGATCAGTGAATTAGTGGTACCCTAAATATGCCACTAATAGGAGCTAGAATATATTAAAGCTAGTGTGGGGCGTTTTACTTTCGACCAAC encodes:
- the LOC131685812 gene encoding uncharacterized protein LOC131685812 yields the protein MKLFCCSLLIVALSCASGSYIPSSRHVRDSGGSGSAASAGAQSASGGGGGFGGHGGFGFPIQPGFPPMPQFGPHGQFPQFGGGHGFSSSGSSASSSSFSSGGHGGAKSGSQSGSQSFSSGGGHGGHTGSGSSAGSQSFSSGGGGGHGGEHGGHGGFGAQTGSGSNAGSQTFSTGGGHGGHGGHGAQTGSGSNAGSQSFSAGGEHGGHGGHGGHGGHTGSGSNAGSQSFSAGGGHEGHGGHTGSGSNAGSQSFSAGGGHGGHGGHGSHTGSESNAGSQSFSSGGIQGGHLGSGHLGEAGQGTGSTSGAGTQSFGSEHGGHDGHGGHGGHGGHGSSGSGAQAGSQSFGQNLGGHGGYGGHGQPSFGPGGHKTEYFNKGDGFGVRISADESSDGSAKKTESEAWVWKN
- the LOC131685813 gene encoding keratin, type I cytoskeletal 9-like, which translates into the protein MGYPKLIGLIAIIGIANAMPNGFQSSSYPQNQVNAWGQACRNFQQFQLQTQAAQSQYFSHNFPHIGLPPLPFMDVCSQIPGGGGGGGFTHSGAGASAGASGFTTANRFGDSNGIHGISVSTGTFPGSQSGFETNNRFGGSDGGSFQGVSVSSGSLPGGQSGTTVTHFGPGGGTVSHYPNGGNFATANRFGGGNGGSGSHGGGSYGGASVSTFGSSSGAGNSGFATASRFGGSDGGAAGFNSGFNPFGGGSFATASRFGADGTNVYTAQGPHGAGISVSSVNDGSGKVHTQVHKQQY